ttttaaaaaatatatgaaaattaaANNNNNcttctaataatttttatataaattaataaaaagtaaaaaaaatactaatacaAACATGAATTAAATAGACATTTAATATGTTCCAAACCGATTCGTACGTACTAGTCAAATTGGCAATCACTGTTGCCTGTTGGTCCAAGTTGACAAAATACTCATGCCACGTCAGCATAGGTGTTTGATCCATGACCATATGTACTATTAATTAGACCCAAAAATGAGTAATTGTTCATTGAACCTTATTAAAGGATAACTAATTTAATAATATGTATATCATTTTGGGATTTATTTGTCTGCCTTTTTTAGTTTTCTACTTTATAGAACCTGGCTGCTGCAACTTGCTTGATATATTAGATAGATACCCTTCCACTTTTGCGGCAGAAAATGGCTGCTATTTGCAATTCATGGAATGAACTAATTCGATTTCCTCGTGCATAAATAACCCATACCATATAATATAGTATTAATATTATCATATAACAGATTGATttaatattctattaattttaatatttttgtcatGGTAAGGATTTAATTATAATATTTGATATGATATAGGGAttcaattaaaatatatatatatatatatatatatatatatatatctaattaaaaatttaaaaaaactaTAAAGACtgatagaataattaaatctaaCAGATTTCACACCTACTGCTAGATTATATGCTTATTACACAAAAAAAAAGGGGGTGAAAAATCATTATATATTTGTGCAATTCTATTTAGGTAATGCATAGAAATTAACTTACATATATAATATGAATTCAACTAGAAAATCAACTATTTTTCAACTAATATCAAtcaacttttttaaaattattcttttaCTCTAAATTCTAATtcctaaatattaaatttaaaaaataaattctaaattctaaatcctaactctaaattctaaagtttaaaaaaaaatgaggatttaaaaaaaatatctaccCACATATTAATTCCACTAGCTAGTTTGTTTCCTTGACGAGAAAGTCAAGCCCTTTGTCATCATTTGACTTTAAGAggggaaaaaatgaagaaaatttATGGTTTTGTTTGTGAATTATACCAGATGCACCACCTTCAAAAAAGTAGGACCTTATACACATaggattttttaaattaaaaatgacaTTTTTTTGACTTCTTTGTAGTTGTTATGTATCAGATCAGAAGTGGTTTAGGTTGAAAATTTGGACACTGAGAAATGAGAACATAACCCTCTGACTAGAGTGTTTGACACGGTtttgtatattattttattatcacTAATATTATTTCATTGACACACTGTTTTTGGATTCTTATTTTTTCAGTAAAGTTACTATACAAGTTTTGAAACCTTACCTATCACTTTAGGTagcaatttttttcttcttcttaatcACCAATTAAAGTTTAAAGCAGTAAAATTCAATTTTGCTGACAAGGGGTTGACTATAAATTAAAAAAGTTGTGCCAAAACTATGCAAAATCTAATCTTGGTTAATATTTAATTAACCAACTAACCCATCAAGGTCTTTTAGTTGATAAGAAATGACGATTTAGAGCATCAGAAAAATCTTAAAAGTGTTCTAGTTGAGGTTGGATTTGGATTCTTGTACTTTTTATTAAACAATTTGGCACTTGAATAGTAGTCTTGATGAGTTTCCAGGTGTTTTCATatgttatatatacatatatgtagatatatatatacacactttTTAAGCACCCTATTGATTTTTGAAAGATCAGAGTGTGAAAGGTTTCTATAACACTATTACTTATTAGTTTTGGAGAATATTGAGAAGGGAAAAAAGCTACATGGGTGTTTTCACATCACATGCAAACTCTGCAGATTAAAGAGGGTTTTTGAGTGTCTTATGGTTCATTTAAGCCACAAGCCAAGTTTTTTCTCCAAAGAGAAAATTTTAGGCAGAGATTCTTGCAGGTTTTTGGGAACAGTTTAATAATTTTCCAGTAACTTTCGGTTTTCTCTCTCTCAGTTTCTTTCTGAGGTAAGTTACTTTGAAAAAGACTACATTCATGCACTAAACAACAGTCACAAATGTTCTTTCCTTGTAACCAACTTATTCTATGTAAAAAGGAAAGCCttcaaatgttttttttttctttttcctaagCCATTACTCCTTCTACCTAATGGTTCTGACATGATTGTATAGACatatcaaattatctaacggATATGAAAACAATGATTGGCAGATTATTCTTAAAAGAGATGGTTGTAGCCAATGCAATCAAAGGCCTAGTTTCTGTTTTAGTGATTATGGTGTTGATTTTACCACAAATTGCTGCTCAAGTTCTTCCACCAGCTGATTCTCCATCAGGTAATATATGGTTTCTTTCAGATTTTCTTTTATACCTTTGTGTTTATTCACATTGAAAGCTGTATTACTTGAAGgactaataataattaatgttGCATATTCTCCATGTCTTTCAAAATTGTCTAAAAATGAGGAACATTATGTCTATATTTGTTGCAGATAATGCACCAGAACAGATTTGGCAGCTTGATAATACTGTTAGAGTGGATCCTTTAGATAATTTAAGAAAGTACAAAGGAGGATTTGACATCACCAACAAGCACTATTGGAGTGTATAAATCTTTCTCAACTCTAAGTTTCATAGACCAATGATATATATGAAATATTGTTAACACTTCCTTAATGTTTTGTAGTCAGTGATCTTCACAGGAGTTTATGGATATGCAATTGGGATCCTCTTCCTTTTTTGTGGAACATTATATGGAGGTTGTTTGTTAGTAACAACCAAGTTCTATGGCAAAAGTGAGAAACCAAAAAGGGTGAAGAATGTGTTTCCTTACAAGAGTTTTGATGTTTCAATTATCCCTTTGGCTATATTGCTCACCATATTAGCCATGTAAGTTATTCATTTCGTCCTCGGACATCGAGCCAACTCACTCTCCTTGACAAATTCCATGGCTTTCCACAATTCATGTATGCATGGATGTTTGATTTTGTAGAGTTGCAACTGGGCTTGTTCTTGCTGGGAGTGCAAGATTCCATTCTGAAGCAGAAAGTTCAGTTGGAATTATAATAAAGACAGCAAATGAGGCATCAGAGACAATAAACAACACAGCAGGAGCATTAAAAGACATGGAAAGTAACTTGATGGAAGACAATGTCAATAATGCTGTGGTTTCTGTGAGACTTGACTCAACAACTGAGAGGCTTGATGATGCATCTGCAAATATTGAAAAGGAAGCTAGCAAGAATAGGCGCCTTATCAACAAGGGCTTGAAACTTGTGTAAGAATTCATTCCTCTCTGTCTCTTATGAATAATGCAGTACATTGCAATAATAGTGGAATGCTTCTAATTGCAGATTTGTGATTACCATTGTGATTATGAGCTTCAACTTGGTTGCAGTGACAGTTTTGTCAGGTATGTCCCACTTGGTTTATAATTAGTTCTCCTATACAAGTTTTTGAATTGTGTGGGATGAATTCATCATTTTCAAATCCTAAGAGACTACTTTGTAGCTCTTGCTTCAAGCAATTTTTGTATATGACACATGATTCTCATAAATGTTTGGATTTTTATGTGAACAGTTTCCGGAGTACTGAGGTTGCGACGAGCACTTTACTTGTAAGCAAGCTGAACTGCATTTTCTTGGAAGCTTAGATGCTATTTATCTGTCAAAAATCTAAATTTTGTGTTACCCTTTTGTTCTTCACAGGTTAATCACACTTTGCTGGTTGATGACAGTGATATGCTGGATATTCTTTGGGATCTATTTCTTCTTAGAAAAGTAAACTCCAATTCCAATCTGCATTACTCATTCTCAATAGTTCTCAACCTTAACTAACTAAAAAAAGTTCCACCATATTGCAGATTTTCTGGTGATGCTTGCACAGCACTTGACAACTTTCAAGAAAATCCATACAATAACAGCTTAAGTTCCATACTTCCTTGTGATGAATTGCTCTCAGCAAAATCAGTCCTGTCTGGTGTTAGTGCTGGAATCTATAACCTTGTAAATAAGGTATAATTTGCATCAATCAAATGTTGATTCAACACTAATAGTAATCCCTATGTAACTATTTTAGTATTGGTGTCACATGTTATGGTAATTGTGCAGGTGAATGAAAACATATCAGGCATGCAGGCAACATCATATCCAAATCTTGTTCATGTTTGCAACCCTTTCTCGGCGCCGCCGGAGTATCTATACCAGCCACAGAACTGCCCTGCCAACACCATAAGAATAGGAGACATTGCAAAGGTACTAAAGCCTTTTACATGTTCTGATGGAACATGTGACAGTGAAAGTGGAAGCAGTTTCATAATAAGTGGAAGTGAATATGTGAGAGTTGAAGCATTCACAAGTTCAATTCAGGACTTACTAAATGTATATCCAAGCATGGAGAACTTGTTGGAATGCCAGCTTGTGAAGGATGCATTCTCTGAAATTCTTGTCAAACACTGCAATCCATTGAAGAGATATGCAAAGATGGTGTGGTCTGGAATGGTTCTTGTTGCTGTGATCATGCTGGTTTTGGTTCTACTGTGGACTCTAAAGGCTCATGTTTCATATGGTTCTGTTGAGCCACAATGTGCAACACAACCCAGTAACTTGGAATTAGGCTCCACTAAAGTTGTTAATAACAACTATAACAACAAAGTCGTATCCCACTAGAAAGAGTCGACTACATGGATTAAACGACTACAGTAAGACAATTTATACTTAGATTAGAAACAGAGAAAAGATATCAGAAAGCAAAATGTGCAAACAACTTCCAAATTGTACATACACTGATACACACAGTCTTTTTAGTCCTCAAAGGTGTTTAGAATTTAGTTACCTTGGTGATATGAATTTTAGGTTACACTAAATTGTGAcatattttttgtaaaaatttcATTTAGAATatatgatataaataaaaaagaggGAACCAACCCCATACTATATATACCTCAACACCATACAGATGTACCAAACTCATCAAATAATACTAGTTCAAGATTATTATAATCTCCTTTGCTTCAAGAAGTTGCACTTTTTTCTATTAGTCTCAAcgaaattcaaatcaaatactttaatttttaacaaatttttattattttccaaGCTTAGAGAATTACTTCACATATTAGTTCTTTTTAACACACATATGCACATGAGTTTACTGTATAATTTAcatggaaaagtatatggaaccaagagATGATAAGCCAAAaagtaaacaacttaattaatttataattatcttaattaattttatttatttttaatttataatatttgatattaattgcttctcacccccaaattaaaattttgaatgatACGTTGGAGAATTAGTTACGGGGATCACGGAACTCTGCTTCCAACAATCCCGATTCTTCACCATCTCTTCCAAGCGGCTGTATCCCGAATCAAGCTCTCTATCCCAAGCGGCGCCCAGCTCTTCCATTCAACCATCCAAGCACCGACCCCTTCTTGGATTCCGTCGGTCCGTGCCACCACATGTTGGGTTGCGGTTGACCATCGTTATTCTTCTTCCCGATTGCCTCCACTAGTCCGTGCCACCATTATCCAGAAGTCGCAATTGAAGGTGACAACGCCGATCGCGGATCAAGTGTTGTTCCCGATTGTATAACTAGGGAGTTGACCAACAAAAACCAAGTGCCGATCCCACCGAAGGCAACCTCAATCAGGATAACGCTCCCAATGAAACACCTGTCTCTAGAGTTCCCGATGCAGGAACACTCTCCGTTGCGTTAGTGCAACATGAAGAATGGGAGTTCGATGGGCAAGTCTCTTAGGCAAAACTATTTCATTTTGTGGTCTATTTTGCTTGTTAGTGAATTAGGGATTGTATCCGTATACAACTGCCTTTTCTCTAACATCGGTTGAGTTTCTTGCAGTAATCCCAATTTCCTGTCGAACCGAGACCCCGAGAGTGAACGAATATGGTAATACTTTGAGCAACTGCAGAACACGAGGCCACTGCAAACCGTGATGCCAGCCACTCCGTCTTGCATGACTCCTAGCCCACCAAGCAAGAAGATTTCACCGGGCATGACTCGGACGGAACAGCAGTCTACCCAATGTACTCCTATAAAGGTGCATCCACTGCTGAAAGGGCGAAAGCTGGACATAGGAGTACATTGGGTAGACTGCTGTTCCGTCCGAGTCATGCCTGGTGAAATCTTCTTGCTTGGTGGGCTAGGAGTCATGCAAGACGGAGTGGCTGACATCACGGTCTGCAGTGGCCTCGTGTTCTGCAGTTGCTCAAAGTATTGCCATATTCGTTCACTCTCGGGGTCTCGGTTCGACAGGAAATTGGGATTACTGCAAGAAACTCAACCGATGTTAGAGAAAAGGCAGTTGTATACGGATATAATCCCTAATTCACTAACAAGCAAAATAGACCACAAAATGAAATAGTTTTGCCTAAGAGACTTGCCCGTCGAACTCCCATTCTTCATGTTGCACTAACGCAACGGAGAGTGCTCCTGCATCGGGAACTCTAGAGACAGGTGTTTCATTGGGAACGTTATCCTGATTGAGGTTGCCTTCGGTGAATCGGCACTTGGTTTTTGTTGGTCAACTCCCTGGTTATACAGTCGACAAATTCTCTTAGCAAGAGGCTCATTCTCCTCATCATCATCTGTGCTAATTGGGAGATATTTTTCTTCAGATTGTTTTGGGCTGGACCTACGTGATCGGTCCTTTTTAGGCTCCCTTTTTTGCGTAGCTCCCTTGCTAGGCTGTTTTATGCATAACGAATATGTTGGGTAAAGAAATATCCAAGTACATTGAAATGAACCTAATAAACTTATGCAAAGCTAGTCGATGATTTAAACCATACACAACAATAAACGTATACTCACTCTCGGGCTAGTTTTTGATCCTTCGGCGCGCCGTGAACTTCTTCTGGTTGGATGTGGAGCTGTTGTGCGTCCACTTGGTTGTCTTTCCTTTGATACCTGCCTACTCTCTCCACCGACTGAGCTCCCCTGTTTGAAGTAATAGCATGAACCAAATTAACAATAGCGAAGTAAACTTGTTAACATGCTAAAGCCTTAAAACGTGTTTACCCTTGGCGGCACCGAATCCTTTTGCCCACGCTTCTGTGGTGCTTTTTTTCCCGGTTTTCTCCTTGCAGCTTGCGGTGACTGGCCCTTTATGTCTTCACCTTCTCCCTGTCTAGTCAAAAGGCGCCATTGATTTAAGAAACGAAGAGAATCAATGATCTTAATAAAACCCCGAAGCACCACCAAAATAGAAACTAGAAAcagcaaaataaataataaataaataaaatctcaaacacATGGGGTCAGCGACATTTACCTAGCACATCtgacaaacaaaaaatatacttagaAACAACAAAAAAGCAAACATAAAAAACATCTTGAGTCATTTGATAAGCAGCTTCAACTTACATAATTGCATAAATTAACTGATTACGAGAGGGAAATGAGTACCTCGGATAGAATATATTACGCCTTCTTTTCTAGCCTCTCCGAGGCCCACGCATCGAGCCATGGCTCATGCTCAAGACAGTTGTCGAGCAGACTGTATTGCAACCGCTGAAAATAGAGGATCTACACAGAGGATGGGCGCAAGTTTTGTTATACATGACGGAAAATCAAGTTGAATATACTATTAAGTTGAACAGTTAGCATCAGATATAGTTCAAGATTGTATAAGGCTTGCAATCAACTGGTATATATCGAGGGACACATAACTAGTGACAGGAAACATTCAGATGAAAACATACACTGAACCATCTAAAATTAGTAAACAAAGATTCAAGTAATTCAGCAACATATCAGTATAAATCATACAAATAACAGTACTAGAGCCTGAACTCTCCAAACTAACGTATAGGAAATTAATTTTCTACAAGTTATGTTCTTCATAAAAAAACGGCATACTGAATTTAGTAATGGTCATTGCGTCCTACCAGCATGACGAACATGCAGCCTTCACACATTTTGTTCCCTTTCAGCTTATACTTCTCGACTGCCTTGTCGAACCACTTCAGAGTTTCCAACGGCCAGTTGAATCTCCGTGGATCAGAAACATCTAAGACGGGATAGATGTGCCATGGCGAAAGTACCTGTTGAGTGGTGGGGCACAGGAACATTTTCATCACCACCAGTAGGAAATATCTCCTGAACTCCATCCTATCTGATTCTGTGGCCATTGGACAACTATAAACTAAATCCCGGAGTTCGGTTGTTGTCCGTCTATGGAACCTCTTTTTGATGGCCACGTGGCACGGATTACAGTCATCCAGGACTGGAAATGGATCCACTACAACATGTTCATTTGTTATTGCATGGTCATATATCCATACCCAAAGATATTTACGCCAGCACGCCTATGCAAGACTAGGTAATTAAGATAGCAGAACTTACCTCGAGACGGAAGGCCGAAAACCTTCCCGATTAACTCGGCATTGAGGCGGATGTTGCCAATGTCGAGTATAAAAGTTCTTTGCTTAACTTGATACGACTCAGCCAGATGAACCATGATGGCTTGCTTTACCGACCAATTTGGAACAAGCCTCAAGAATCCGAATCCGATCTCATCAATCTCCGCAAGCTTCTCGACGGAGTTGTTTTTAGATAGCGTGCTCATCATGTCATGTATGTAGCTAGGCGAACACCGAGACTCTAACAATTTCTGTTAGAGGTTACACTAGCAGTAAGTCACACATAAGATAATGTGGAATGTTAAATCTGCGAATGGTAGATATCATTTTACCTTTTTCCCCATGTTGGTTGGCTTTTCTGCAAATCAATCCTGCTGCAGTCTCACAAGAAACAACCCCTAATCCTTTAACGGATACTGCCAACAAACATCATAGGAAACAAATCAGCCAACATTTACTATAATTTCGCCATCCAAAATCCATAACACAGTTAAGAGAACAGCAACAATCAATCACCAATTGAAGTCAATATAGCAAAACCCAATTTCCAATAACAACCTCTTTGGCTTTCTAATTACAGAATCATCCATTCGCTAGTTATAGCAATTAAACAACATCCAACAAAATAGCAAATGTAAACCACATCGACTACAACCATAGTTCTTGAAGCTAAGCATAGATTACAACACAGGAATAaacaatttcaaattttatgttctAGGTAACTAATAAACTCCAATAGATGTTGTAAAACCACCAACAAATCTTAACCAAAAAAATCGAATTTTCTTGCTGGAGGTTGACAAATTCAGTTTAGACCCAGTTCAATTAGAAAAATATCGTAATTACCGGTGAAGTACGTCTCTTACTCCCTGtgaattcgaaaaaaaaaaaaacactgctTAACCAAGAGCATGGCAGTGATTTGCAACTATATTTGTATAGGAGGACTCGCTGCTAATTACTTCAAGGAATACTTATTAATAAGCGGACCAATTTGAGAAAGCAAAATAGAATAATTGGGTGAGAAAATCAACCTCCAATCTTTTTACTAATTTTATCTATTTGTTTCAATGAATTCTATTAATAATTTATCATTAACATCCCAGGGACAGTCCTTTAAAAACCTTTTTAAAGTACAACCAATTAGCAAATATGCAAAAATAACCTATTAGTCTATAATAACACATGTCATAACATAACTTCTTCCAAAGGTTTTTCATTTAGGCGTATATAGCAACATGTCTCAAGCAACTTCATGCCATAACAATGCAAAACCGGCAAAgaaacaaaacaataaaaaataggtGAAGTTTACCTTTTGATTGAGATGTTTTCGAAAAGTTTTAGAGAAATTAAACTTGGGGGATATCTTTTTTGCTCTTCAAAATCATcaaggaataaaaataaataaaacagctATAGAGTACCTCCACCAGCTCTTAGATGCAGTTCAGGTACAAAATTAATTAACAGTAATTGATCATAATTGTTAACAAATTAGGACGCTAACAATATATAGTCTTGCAACACGTGCATACCTATAATGAGAAAATAGTGAATAACTAATC
The DNA window shown above is from Arachis ipaensis cultivar K30076 chromosome B08, Araip1.1, whole genome shotgun sequence and carries:
- the LOC107614556 gene encoding uncharacterized protein LOC107614556; the protein is MVVANAIKGLVSVLVIMVLILPQIAAQVLPPADSPSDNAPEQIWQLDNTVRVDPLDNLRKYKGGFDITNKHYWSSVIFTGVYGYAIGILFLFCGTLYGGCLLVTTKFYGKSEKPKRVKNVFPYKSFDVSIIPLAILLTILAIVATGLVLAGSARFHSEAESSVGIIIKTANEASETINNTAGALKDMESNLMEDNVNNAVVSVRLDSTTERLDDASANIEKEASKNRRLINKGLKLVFVITIVIMSFNLVAVTVLSVSGVLRLRRALYLLITLCWLMTVICWIFFGIYFFLEKFSGDACTALDNFQENPYNNSLSSILPCDELLSAKSVLSGVSAGIYNLVNKVNENISGMQATSYPNLVHVCNPFSAPPEYLYQPQNCPANTIRIGDIAKVLKPFTCSDGTCDSESGSSFIISGSEYVRVEAFTSSIQDLLNVYPSMENLLECQLVKDAFSEILVKHCNPLKRYAKMVWSGMVLVAVIMLVLVLLWTLKAHVSYGSVEPQCATQPSNLELGSTKVVNNNYNNKVVSH